Genomic DNA from Maylandia zebra isolate NMK-2024a linkage group LG17, Mzebra_GT3a, whole genome shotgun sequence:
ATTGACACATCACTACAGTGGTATGAAAGTTTTTGCACCCTTCCTGATATCCtattttttgcatgtttgtcaAACTGAActatttcagatcatcaaagaaTTATAAATATAAGACAAACACAACATAAGTAAACACAAAGTTTCTAAGTGAAGGTGTTTATGattaaggggggaaaaaatccaaacctacatggcagagtgtgaaaaagtgtttggcCCCTAAAACTAATAACCAGTATTATACAAACTTCACTGAGCTTACAGCTTATCAGTATGAAAGGTGGCTGGCACTGAAAGAATATTGAATATTGATGACATGTatttaaagacacacacacgttcTTTAGCTATGCCGTTGTTGTTAGCTTGGCCTTGGTGAGCCTCAGCAGATATTCCTGAACTTTGTTCCTCAGAAATTTTGTAATCTCgcaagattttcaattttaccTTGGCAGTTCTTTTCCAGTGCTAAGACATGATTGTAGATGTCAGCAAAGTCCCTGAGCATGGGACAACATTCCTCCTCTCACATTATTGGTTACTGCAATTTGGAGATGATTTTGTTCAAAATGCACCCATCTGAACCCTCGTCCCCCTCACCATCCCTAGTCCGAGGTGGCTGTGATTGTGGAAGGCTGTGGTTCCAAGAACTGGAGGTTCTTGGATAGGTCTTCGCTGTGTGTCTTCTTTAAATTACTCCACCTAGAGTTCACAGCTGGTGTGGGTGGAGAATGCCCACAACTCAATGACATCTTCAGCCACTGGAGTGTCTCCCTTCGAGGCCTCCCTGGGATACCAATCCCCGTTGCTGTCTGTCTCGGAAGGGGAACTCCCTTCCCTTCAATCCAGAATCACGTGCGTCGTTGTTGCCACCTCTGGAGATCCAGATCCTCAGGTCAGTGGAACAAAATAAACGTTTGGCAGATTGTCATGTTTCAGCTCCCACATATCAGGCTGATAAGAAGGTCTGGCTCTCCACCAAAAATGTACCTCTGAGGACCAAATCTAAGAAGTAGGAAATTTGGTTCATTGGCACATTTGAGGTGCTGTTAAATATTAACCCAGTGACTGAGCGTTTTTACAGTGGAGCATTTGTAAATATTGAGTGTTGGAGTTGTTTACCTGTCACACCACTGACCACAAGAACTGAGCGGGAGTCAGGAGCACATTTACAGAAGCCACGTCTGTGGAAAGTCTTTCAGTATTGTTCACATTCCCACTGTGAATAACAGTGAGAATTTACAAAATCCTCCATTTTGGTCCCGTTCTTGCCATGCACTCTCAATGTAGGATGtttctaaaatgtaaaatgtagcATGTTTTGGATTTAGAACATCGGTTCGACTACATGTGTAGAGAGTCATTTAGCAGCATCACCTAAAGAACACCACTACACCTGTCTCAGCAGCATCAATAAGGGTTTAGACCTCTGCTCCATTATTAACATATAATAACTCCAGCGTCTTCTTGCTGTTgggtaattaaaaaataataattacctatgaaagagaaaaaatgtgatgtaatCTTCATGTACATAAAGTTCAGAATCTCAGGTTTCCAGaaatttttactttaaattatTTGGACTCATTCTAATCATTGTTGagcttttgattttgtttaagtaTATGCCAAAGGTCTAATTATGATGTATATGGAGGTAAAAGGTGAGGTAAGATGAGTTAGTTCCCCTTCCAAGTTACTCAACAGTGAAGCTTGGGAACAATCCCACAGCTGAAAACATGGGGTGGTTCTATTGATTTATCCTCTGAGCAGTGCGGAAGATGGCAGTGTTGAGGGCATGGTGATGGATAATCAGTAAAGCCATCACAATTTACTTTTGCCAACACCTTTATTCCAAGACACTGACATTGTTTTAAGATGTGTGGATAAAGTTTGGCATTCCAGGAAAACCAGCTCTCTGATGCAGCGCAGAATCAGCACAGAGCTGTGTGTCTCCTTTTGCAGGGCTGATAACATGAAGGGTTAGTGGCTAATTCTGCAACACTGTTGTAATGTTGTGAAATGACAGTGAAAGGGGAAGTATAATGATTGTGTTGCTCCAAGGTGGTTTGACAATAGCGAGCAGTTTACTGCAGGCTGGAAGAAATTTCAGACATGGGGTTCATCCAGAGTGCAGTGCCTGAGCACGGCCACGAGGTGGTGATAGAAGTTGAGGTGGGTCAGGGTTAGGGTCTGATGAGGGCTTTGATGGGTGACCTTCAGTCCAGTTGGTGTTGTTTGCCTCTCCTCAGACCTGGCTGCAGTCTGCTGATTATGGAAGAATCTGCAGTACAGAAAAGCAAGAACAAGCAGACCCCAGACCCACTGCAAACACTAAATAACGAGACGACTCCATGTGGGTGCCAGACTTAAGGAAATCTTTGTGCAGAAACGAATCGTGTTTCTCTCCAGAGATTCGTGGGATGATGTTTGCATGCTTCAGCTCCACCCTGAAGCTCTGAGTCTGCCATTGGATTTTACCATTCAAAGTGAActtgtcatggtccgggtgtgtgccagtgtgtctCCCTCCGAGCCGGCGTCTCCACCCCTGGGAGGGGCCTCAGTGTTTTTGCTGATCGCTTACATCTGTGGGTAATTAGCCGGGGACTCATAAGGCCAGCGTTCTCAATCTCTCTTCGCCAGATTCTCTGCTAAACATCAGTCAGTGCAGGCCACCACCATAAATTCCCTACGTGTTTTTTTGAATCACCTTGCctcactgtatgtttgttttttgtgcgccTCCTTTTTCAGCTACACCTAACTGTCAACCCCTGGCGAAGAGCTTCTACTTGGATGCTGGACCTTCTGGCAGTCCCTCAGGCTATTACCAAAATTACCTACCTGCCTCTCTGCCTCCACGCCAGGAGTTTTTGGATTTACACACCCGGACTACTCACCCCTCTATGTCATCCCCGACCTCCGTTGGCAAGTACGCAGTACGAAGGAGGATTCTGAGCCAAACAACATATTCATATGCCTCCTTATCTATGTTTGAACATTTGCATTCTGTTACAGTGACCCCGACCTTTTTCCTGGACCCTTTGTGACTTGCTTTCCAGTCCAATCCCCGGAATAGCTGTCCTTTCTGACCCGGACCAGATCGTTATTTAGTTTAACGTCTACGCTCACCTTTTGTTTATGAatattttgtgtaaacattaaacattattcTTAAAATATACTTACGAGCTGTTCGGCGTCTTGCGTTTGAGTCCTGTCACTCGTCTGAAACGGTCTCGGCCGTAACAGAACTCCGATGGAGGGCGTTCTTAAATGCAACACGGCGCCACCTTTTGATTACAGTCTCTCACAGAGGGCCTCACCTATTACTGCTGCACTTTGCTTAAGTTTAAAACAACTTACAATATCAGATCACAGCTCATCATTTTCGTACGAaacttggaaaaaaagaaagtatactttattgatccccttggggaaattcctctctgcatttaacccattcactcagtgaagcagtgggcaacCATTGGGCGCCCGAGGAGCAGTGTGTATAgacagtaccttgctcaggggtaccgcagggtagctgttcagtggATTTGAATCACCGGCCTttcgatcatggggccaccactctacctactgagctatccctgccctaaaAAACAGGATGCTATGTCAGAAATTGACTGTGGTCAAAGAACAAATTTTGATTTTAATGAGCCAAATAAAAAGAATCACATAAATTAAAAAGTCAGCGACAAACAGGTCATAAGACATTTTTACTAttagtaggggagaccggggatagttgtaacatttttgacatttctgtctgtaaattgaagctcttttaaggtagtggattcaaaatgtaatgcaaagtatttacatgtctctgctattaaatagtgcagctattttctctgcagcacaattacccattgcatggtatggtctcaaacacgaagagtgaaatgttacaattaaccccatagtctgggttagttgtaacatatcctggggtgaaatgtaacacaatgaaataagggtactaacaaaacattaacatgtaatctttgtttattcaacacatgaatgcacttacatccatttatgtagctctgtgtgtgtgtgtgacagaatgcagaaatctagcttttgaacatattccaaccccccaaaaaagacaaattatggaattttctgcaaccgaatatttcattaattttggttggtcttccttgagtttggcctcattggctcagtgggcattataacctacaactcttgcaccaattttgaacataacaatgaagctgaaaaaatgtagttgttcaccagcatcgcaattccattactttttatcatggcttaccttggtgtggtttgcaaagtgcttcagaaagatgagggaatctgtttcttgcacccatcctgatttatttccactaccagtacttcctactggtccatctctgacacagtggtctgcataatgtatgcgtgggaacacaaacagtggaggaattgtgttgccaatggcattaaccgcatatacaaatgcgaccagtgaacctctctctgctgatgtcgttgccccaacttgtttaatataagttaaagtaatagtgtggcaagttgtaacatctgcattattgttacaactaacccagactgttgctgttacaactgacccagactcctatagccatgaactagctaacattacaggcaacggctaaaacattagcactaaagacctacacagaatatatccccatagacatacaaataacataatttaagtttgatgagtttaactgcaaagcagataatgctattagaaattgaaataaagtagaaaaacttactttttggcatacaaattactttttttcatgttaaattgtctgtgtttgacaaaatgtgctgatttttcacatgtgatagcagaactgaattgggcatgcacaggatgagtcacatcatttgaaacttagccctgattggagaaattggaagtgttacaactgacccacgttacaactatccccggtctcccctacttttactttatttaaatgttgctATTTGTACGTGAGATTATAGATAAAGTTTTATTGGGGATAACCACAGTGGGGGTCACGTGTTAAAGTTGCAGTTAAATAAACGTGAATGAAAGAATCTGCAggaaataaagtttcatctttTTTAAACTTCATGATTTTTCCGCCCCGCCCCCTGTATGTCAGCGCGCGGGTCTGCGGACGTGGCATGCGTGCTTCCTTCTTTCCTCTCGTGAAGAAGGACCAATGAGAAAAGAGTCCGCGGACAGCAACCCTCTGACATCACCGAGGGAGCATGACGTATAACTGAGGTGGACCAATCAGGTCGAGGGAAAAGTCTGACGcgggctctgattggctgcggAGGCCCAGAGGCGGCTCCGCGGGGTCGCAGACAGCGGGGCTCGGTGTGAGGAACGAGCAGAGCAGCGGTCGCCAGGTGTAAGAGTAGCACGCGCACAGGTGAGAGGAGAGCAGGTGAGCTGATGCTCCAACAGCTGTAGCGAGTTTGAGGCAATCAGCAGTTTTATGAATATTAAACAgaaactgtgatgtttgtaaAACCAGAGTTTATTATCATGTGACTGACGTTTGCGAGAGAAGCTGACTGTGAGTGAAAATATTCAAAGAGGAATTTAAAGCTTAAAACGTAaactttgtttctgtgtgcgtgcgcgtgcgtatgtctgtgtctttgtATGTGTGTCACAGTGTGTGTCGGGATGGTGCGTCCAGTGCTTGTGTTCCTCATCCTTGCTGTGgtggtcagcagcagcagtaagcCCACAGAGAGGAAAAGTCGGGTCCATCATGAGGAGCCTCTGAGCGCCCTTGAGCATGACGACCAGAAAAACTTCGACTACGACCACGAAGCATTTTTGGGTCAAGAGGAGGCCAAAACCTTTGAGCAACTTCCTCCAGAGGAGAGCCAACGCAGACTCGGGTGAGTTCAGGTCATCTGAAGCTTCGCCTGGTTTTTCTGAGTGATGAAGAGAAGCAGGCCGGCCTCGGGCATAATGAGAAATTCAGACAATCACTTCCTGTAGCTGTGTCATGCTGACCGTGAGGAAATAGACGTCCTCACTGGTCGAATCGTCTCCAcctccagctgctgcagacGCAGGAGAAACTTTACAATTTCAACTCACATACTCAGCTCAGCTGTGTTCACAGAAAACTCAATACAATTAAAATAAAGTCCAGTGTATTTCCTGGACCTGTGAGCTCAGTTTGGGTTCAGTTAGGTTAGATATTTCTCAAGTCTagtctttatttttgttgccTCTCATAAAGATGTTGTTTTTGGCTTTGCGCTCTGGTAATTCGTGTCTCTGCAGCATCATCATGGATAAAATTGACACTAACCGCGATGGTTTCGTCTCTGAGGAGGAGCTGAAGGCCTGGATCAGAAATGCTCAGAGGAAGCACATCTATGACAGCGTGGAGCATCAGTGGAAAGACTTCGACTTGAACGGCGACGGCCGCATCAGCTGGGACGAGTACAGGAACGTGACATACGGCAGTTATCTGGGTCAGGACTCCATCTGAGGTTATTAGGTCTTCTTTGATAAATGTTATTGTGCTGTAATCAATCTGATCAGGTCTCTCATTGCTTGGTTCCAGATGACCCTCCAAAGGAACCAGAGTACAACTACACCTACATGATGTCGAGGGACGAGCGGAGGTTCCGGGTCGCAGACAGGAATGGAGACCTCATCGCAGACAAACAGGAGTTTACCGCTTTTCTTCATCCTGAAGAACACGAGTACATGAAGGACGTCGTGGTGCAGGTGAGACTGATGTCGTGGGGTCATGTGACCCACTGTTTCGTTTcaaatatttaactttatttttttgtcacagGAAACGATCGAAGACATCGACAAGAATGGAGACGGGTTTATCGACCTGAAGGAGTATATCGGTGAGGTTTTATCGATCAGGTGGAGCATTagaggaaacaggaagcagctgaTCTGAAGGTCAGGAGGTCAGGCCTTTACCTTATCCTGACAGACGGACTAGACAGTGATGGTCTCATGGAGCCTATGCATGCTTTTTGTGATGTCAGGCAGCAGGGGGCAGCACTGTGACGAGCTCGCTGCTGAATACCACAAAATTTACCTGCGGCTGAATTTATTCTGTGTGCTGCAGCTTTCCTTTTTATGATTAGCCAATCAGAGTGCTTGTTAggtggaagtgtgtgtgtgtgtgtgcgtgcgtgtgtgaacAGACTGTAACCAAACAGATAACAGATTTAAGTTCCTCTTCTAAGTTTGGTCACTTCTTGTCACGTCCAattgcccctccctgagcctggttctgctgcaggtttcttccttttaaaagggtgtttttccttcccactgtcaccaaagtgcttgctcatagggcgtcgtatgattgttggagtttctctgtattattgtattgCCTTGAGgaaaatgttgttgtgatttgtgctatatataaacaaactgaattgaattgtcgTAGGTGACATGTACATGTCTCAGGACGGCGAGGAGGAGCCTGAGTGGGTGGCGACAGAGCGTCAGCAGTTCTCGGAGTtcagagacaaaaacaaggaTGGGAAGATGGACAAAGAGGAGACGATGGACTGGATCCTTCCCTCTGACTATGACCATGCCGAGGCCGAAGCCCAACATCTGCTGCATGAGTCTGATGCCGACCAGGTGAGGCTGAACCAAATGCGCCCCTCGCAGCTTTCGGTTTACCTGCTTGCATGTGTAACAGCTGATTTTTGTGTCTTCAGGATGGAAAACTGAGCAAGAAAGAGATTCTGGACAAGCATGAGGTGTTTGTCGGAAGTCAGGTGACAGACTTTGGAGAGGCGCTACTGCGACACGACGAGTTCTAGAAGGTCACATGATTGAAGCGTCGCTGGAACAAACTGCTTCTGAATTTTGGTGGAAACTTTATggagataatttatttttagagccaaagaagaaaaaacagttttgatGTTCAACAGTTACTGCCAGGTTGTTAGGCcagacttttttatttttcgtaTGTGTTTTTGCTCCTCACGAGTTTCTGCAGTACAGAAGCGTAAAACACTGACCCGCCATTTTTACTAAAATccacttttatttcatttagcgTTGAAGAAAATTATGTCATTGGGACACAGTTGGACTAAAAGGAGTGCTCATGTGATTTCAGGTGAGAGCGCCTTACTGTCGTAGCTGTGTTGGTCATTTGGAAAAAAATCTCACGTAAACGTTTTACGCTTCGTCCTTCAGAGCGTTGCCACTTTGGAGCAAATAACAAATGGTTTttataaagatttaaagatgCCTTaaagcataggtgtcaaactctggcccgctggcctactggtattatacaactaccataatatatatatattgtttagtattaagctttgcttgttccatattcagtttttcagcaaaacttgtttgagtccataaatctggaggaagatttttttttttttttttttttttcagtaaatattaatgttagcccgcgaccttgttacagttttgaattttggcccactgtgtatttgagtttgacaccc
This window encodes:
- the calua gene encoding calumenin-A translates to MVRPVLVFLILAVVVSSSSKPTERKSRVHHEEPLSALEHDDQKNFDYDHEAFLGQEEAKTFEQLPPEESQRRLGIIMDKIDTNRDGFVSEEELKAWIRNAQRKHIYDSVEHQWKDFDLNGDGRISWDEYRNVTYGSYLDDPPKEPEYNYTYMMSRDERRFRVADRNGDLIADKQEFTAFLHPEEHEYMKDVVVQETIEDIDKNGDGFIDLKEYIGDMYMSQDGEEEPEWVATERQQFSEFRDKNKDGKMDKEETMDWILPSDYDHAEAEAQHLLHESDADQDGKLSKKEILDKHEVFVGSQVTDFGEALLRHDEF